From a region of the Nitrospirota bacterium genome:
- a CDS encoding hemerythrin domain-containing protein, producing the protein MVATEALKKDHRVIEKMIDILEKVSHKIDNGEDVSADVMKNSADFIRNFADNYHHGKEEDLLFKKMEEKGFPIEGGPIGVMLVEHDEGRGYARAMAEAAEQYAAGDAGAKKIFADNARNYGSLLLPHMQKEDGILYMMANNLIPENAQQELLNIFNLVEKEKLGENGRQRYVDLVDELEKTV; encoded by the coding sequence ATGGTAGCAACAGAGGCTTTAAAAAAAGATCACAGGGTTATTGAGAAGATGATTGATATTTTGGAAAAGGTTTCACATAAGATTGATAATGGTGAGGATGTATCAGCAGATGTTATGAAAAATTCTGCGGATTTTATAAGGAATTTTGCTGATAATTATCATCATGGTAAGGAAGAGGATCTGCTGTTTAAAAAGATGGAGGAGAAGGGTTTTCCAATAGAAGGAGGCCCAATAGGTGTTATGCTGGTTGAACATGATGAGGGCAGAGGATATGCACGGGCAATGGCAGAGGCTGCTGAGCAGTATGCTGCCGGAGATGCCGGTGCTAAAAAGATTTTTGCTGATAATGCAAGGAATTACGGAAGCCTCTTATTGCCGCATATGCAGAAAGAGGACGGTATACTTTATATGATGGCAAATAACTTAATTCCAGAGAATGCTCAGCAGGAGCTTTTAAATATATTTAATTTAGTTGAAAAAGAGAAATTAGGTGAAAACGGCCGTCAACGATATGTAGATCTTGTGGATGAGCTTGAAAAGACAGTGTAA
- a CDS encoding cytochrome b N-terminal domain-containing protein, translating into MSNKNKRDWLDKLDKSVNLRGLVNWLTLATGFLYGELDDRLDFRSALKKVLKKPVPPHINFWFCFGGFTFLLFLTNIVTGILLLMYYRPTVDHAYDSVVHITNNVPFGWLVRGFHHWAANVMVITVMIHMLRIYFHAAYKPPRDMNWVIGICLFMLVLSFGFTGYLLPWNQVSFWATTIGAEIPSTAPVIGPYITFLLKGGNIVGQLALTRFFAFHVVILPWITIGLLALHFLMVRRLGISGPL; encoded by the coding sequence ATGAGCAATAAGAACAAAAGAGACTGGCTTGATAAACTGGACAAGAGTGTTAATCTTCGCGGCCTGGTAAACTGGCTTACTCTTGCAACTGGATTTCTATATGGCGAACTTGACGACAGGCTTGATTTCAGATCAGCTCTAAAAAAGGTTTTGAAGAAGCCGGTGCCTCCGCACATAAATTTCTGGTTTTGCTTCGGCGGTTTTACATTCCTTCTTTTTCTTACAAACATTGTTACAGGTATCCTGCTATTAATGTATTACCGTCCTACAGTTGACCATGCCTACGATAGTGTTGTCCATATAACCAATAACGTTCCATTCGGCTGGTTAGTGAGGGGCTTCCATCACTGGGCGGCTAATGTAATGGTAATCACAGTTATGATACACATGTTAAGAATTTATTTTCATGCAGCATATAAACCGCCGAGGGATATGAACTGGGTTATAGGTATATGTCTGTTCATGCTGGTGCTTTCATTTGGATTTACCGGCTACCTTCTTCCATGGAATCAGGTATCCTTCTGGGCAACGACAATAGGCGCTGAAATTCCAAGTACTGCTCCGGTTATTGGTCCATACATAACCTTTCTGCTTAAAGGTGGAAACATTGTAGGTCAGCTTGCACTTACACGTTTTTTTGCATTCCATGTTGTAATCCTTCCATGGATTACCATCGGCCTTTTAGCACTTCACTTTCTTATGGTAAGGAGGCTCGGTATATCCGGTCCATTGTAA
- a CDS encoding Rieske (2Fe-2S) protein, producing the protein MEEISRRNFLSTVINSLIGLWVIGAGILSSYAGLKYLWPTEKTAGSGGEKKPSFPLAELEEGSMKKVVIGGKPAGIIRLNGQVYALSLICTHLGCVVSWHPDEKRLICPCHGGMYDVTGTVLGGPPPRPLPSYEVKLSGDTVVIG; encoded by the coding sequence ATGGAAGAAATATCAAGGCGGAACTTCCTCAGCACGGTCATCAACTCGCTTATAGGGTTATGGGTTATCGGGGCTGGAATTTTATCAAGCTATGCCGGGCTTAAATATTTATGGCCGACAGAGAAGACCGCAGGCAGTGGAGGTGAAAAGAAGCCATCTTTCCCGCTTGCAGAACTCGAAGAAGGCAGCATGAAGAAGGTTGTTATCGGAGGAAAGCCAGCGGGCATTATACGCTTAAACGGGCAGGTTTACGCACTCTCCCTAATTTGCACACACCTCGGTTGTGTAGTAAGCTGGCATCCGGATGAAAAACGCCTTATCTGTCCATGTCACGGAGGTATGTATGATGTTACCGGAACCGTTCTTGGCGGCCCGCCGCCTCGTCCACTCCCAAGCTATGAGGTAAAACTGAGTGGAGACACAGTGGTTATTGGATAG
- a CDS encoding cytochrome c has protein sequence MNFRKTFLMLSLAVVLFLPSLLIAGEDPTLAPGYYPKEYLNMKNPLPFSLQTMREGRRLYFGHCETCHGVYGDGKGNSAVIGKFDPMPRDFSDDNIMSKKTDGMLFYSVSKGVHGTRMFAREEIMPAKDRWAVIHYIRTFAKGEEKVQK, from the coding sequence ATGAATTTCAGAAAGACATTCTTAATGTTGTCGTTGGCAGTTGTTTTGTTCCTGCCTTCACTTCTAATTGCAGGAGAGGATCCTACTCTTGCACCCGGCTATTATCCAAAAGAGTACCTCAACATGAAAAATCCTCTTCCATTTTCTCTCCAGACAATGAGAGAAGGGCGGCGCCTCTACTTTGGACATTGTGAGACATGTCATGGGGTATATGGAGATGGTAAGGGAAATTCTGCTGTAATTGGAAAATTTGATCCGATGCCGAGAGATTTTAGTGATGACAATATCATGTCAAAGAAGACAGACGGTATGCTGTTCTACTCAGTATCAAAGGGGGTACATGGTACAAGGATGTTTGCCCGTGAAGAGATTATGCCTGCAAAGGATCGCTGGGCAGTTATTCATTATATAAGGACATTTGCAAAGGGTGAGGAAAAGGTACAGAAGTAA
- a CDS encoding phosphoglucosamine mutase → MKRLFGTDGVRGVANIEPMTVEMSLKLGRAAAYFFKQRKNRKGHHRILIGKDTRLSGYMFEGALTAGICSMGVDVLLVGPMPTPAIAFLTRSMRGDAGIVISASHNLFEDNGIKFFSEDGAKLPDEYEKEIEEIISSGSIEDVRPTGNLIGKAYRIDDAEGRYIEFAKNTIPKGMDFEGIKAVIDCANGASYKITPTVLQELGASIITFGNKPDGTNINLGGGSLHPEKVQKEVVTSGADIGFAHDGDADRVIFVDEKGEVVDGDKIMAMCAIEMKKDGVLKNNTLVTTVMSNIGLEVAMREAGIDIVRTPVGDRYVLEEMFRMNCNLGGEQSGHLIFSDYNTTGDGLITALQVLTIMKKTGKSLSELSSCMQTFPQKLVNIRVREKKSLDSIPEIKSVISDSEKKLDGRGRVLVRYSGTEPLLRIMVEGDREDKIESIVNEISETVNRFLGVN, encoded by the coding sequence ATGAAAAGGCTTTTTGGTACAGATGGGGTTAGAGGCGTTGCAAACATAGAGCCGATGACCGTTGAAATGTCTCTCAAACTCGGCAGGGCAGCGGCATATTTCTTTAAGCAAAGGAAGAACAGGAAGGGCCACCACAGGATATTAATCGGGAAGGATACGCGGCTTTCCGGATATATGTTTGAAGGGGCGCTTACGGCAGGTATATGTTCTATGGGCGTTGATGTGTTACTGGTAGGTCCAATGCCTACGCCGGCGATTGCCTTTCTTACAAGGAGCATGAGGGGCGATGCAGGGATTGTAATTTCTGCCTCACATAATCTATTCGAGGATAATGGGATTAAATTCTTCTCTGAAGATGGCGCTAAACTTCCTGATGAGTATGAAAAGGAGATAGAGGAAATTATATCTTCGGGGAGTATTGAGGATGTAAGGCCTACAGGTAATCTTATTGGAAAGGCTTACAGGATTGATGATGCAGAAGGACGCTACATTGAGTTTGCCAAGAACACAATTCCCAAGGGCATGGACTTTGAGGGTATAAAAGCAGTAATTGATTGTGCCAATGGTGCTTCATATAAGATTACCCCTACGGTACTTCAGGAACTCGGTGCAAGCATTATTACATTCGGGAATAAACCTGATGGTACAAATATCAATCTTGGCGGCGGGTCTCTTCATCCTGAAAAAGTACAGAAGGAGGTTGTTACATCTGGTGCAGACATCGGATTTGCCCATGACGGCGATGCAGACAGGGTTATCTTTGTGGATGAAAAAGGTGAGGTTGTGGATGGTGATAAGATTATGGCTATGTGTGCAATTGAGATGAAAAAGGATGGCGTACTAAAAAATAATACCCTTGTAACAACAGTTATGAGCAATATCGGCCTTGAAGTGGCGATGAGAGAGGCTGGGATAGATATTGTAAGGACACCTGTAGGTGACAGATATGTTCTGGAAGAGATGTTCCGCATGAATTGTAATCTCGGCGGTGAGCAGTCGGGGCACTTAATATTTTCTGATTACAACACAACAGGGGACGGACTTATAACAGCACTCCAGGTATTGACAATTATGAAGAAAACCGGTAAATCTCTATCAGAATTATCATCCTGTATGCAGACCTTCCCGCAAAAACTTGTAAACATAAGAGTTAGGGAGAAAAAGTCACTCGATTCTATACCCGAGATAAAGAGTGTAATAAGCGATTCTGAAAAAAAATTAGATGGAAGAGGGAGGGTTCTTGTCAGATATTCCGGCACGGAACCTTTGTTACGCATAATGGTTGAAGGAGACAGAGAGGATAAGATTGAAAGTATAGTTAATGAGATATCGGAGACAGTAAACAGGTTTCTTGGCGTAAATTAA
- a CDS encoding TIGR00159 family protein, with protein MIAFLKEIITEIRWQDIVDITIVTFVIYRLLLLIKGTRAFQMLMGLVILFVAFVVSRWAGLFTVEWLIQSLWSYIVLTLIILFQPEIRKALAQMGQNPLTQRLAAVEESRNIEEIIRASVSLANKKIGAIIVIERKSELKDLIEMGVQLDAKITRELLTSIFLPYSPIHDGAIIIKGDRIVAAGCFLPLTLATDISKSLGTRHRAAIGVTEETDAVAIVVSEETGAVSVCIGGDIIRELDTNSLRRILTDIFQTGIKKEKTTFWSIIEAIFPVSMRDSIKKIVAGDELGK; from the coding sequence ATGATTGCTTTTCTAAAAGAAATAATTACTGAAATACGCTGGCAGGACATTGTAGATATTACAATAGTTACCTTTGTTATCTACCGCCTCCTTTTGTTAATAAAAGGTACGCGGGCATTTCAGATGCTCATGGGGCTTGTAATTCTTTTCGTTGCATTTGTTGTATCGCGGTGGGCAGGACTCTTCACTGTAGAATGGCTGATCCAGAGTCTATGGTCATATATAGTACTGACGCTTATTATACTTTTTCAGCCTGAAATACGAAAGGCACTGGCCCAGATGGGGCAGAATCCTTTAACCCAGCGTCTCGCGGCTGTGGAAGAGTCAAGGAATATAGAGGAGATTATCAGGGCATCAGTATCATTGGCCAACAAAAAGATAGGTGCAATTATTGTAATTGAGAGGAAATCAGAACTCAAAGATCTCATAGAGATGGGGGTTCAGTTGGACGCAAAGATTACAAGAGAACTGCTGACAAGTATTTTCCTGCCGTATTCACCCATCCATGATGGCGCTATTATTATTAAAGGGGACCGGATAGTGGCTGCAGGATGTTTTCTTCCGCTGACATTGGCTACTGATATAAGCAAATCCCTTGGTACAAGGCATAGGGCGGCTATAGGCGTTACAGAAGAGACAGATGCTGTTGCAATTGTAGTTTCCGAAGAGACCGGAGCTGTGTCTGTCTGTATAGGAGGAGATATTATCAGAGAACTGGATACCAATTCATTGCGGCGAATCCTGACAGATATATTTCAAACAGGGATAAAAAAGGAGAAGACAACGTTCTGGAGCATAATAGAGGCGATCTTTCCTGTCAGTATGAGAGATAGTATTAAAAAGATTGTGGCAGGTGATGAGTTGGGTAAATAA
- the folP gene encoding dihydropteroate synthase: MGIINVTPDSFSDGGLFFDPDRAIEYGLKLESEGADILDIGGESTRPGSYPVPVEDEIKRVIPVIKGLSARVKIPISIDTYKSRVAELAIQAGASIINDVSALRFDHNMINSAIKYNTPVVLMHILGTPQDMQKNPVYKDIVQDVYDFLKERIEYAEKCGMKRDKIIIDPGIGFGKRLRDNISLIRNLDKFNGLSCPVLIGPSRKSFIGEILDLPVQERIYGTAAVTALAISKGANIIRVHDVKAMKQVAKMTDAIIRS; encoded by the coding sequence ATGGGGATAATTAATGTTACCCCGGATTCTTTCTCAGACGGCGGTCTTTTTTTTGATCCTGACAGGGCAATAGAATATGGCCTGAAACTCGAATCCGAGGGGGCTGACATATTAGATATCGGCGGAGAATCAACCCGCCCCGGCTCTTACCCTGTACCTGTTGAAGATGAGATTAAAAGGGTAATTCCTGTAATAAAGGGTTTATCTGCCCGTGTTAAAATTCCAATATCAATAGACACTTACAAGTCAAGGGTTGCAGAACTTGCAATTCAAGCGGGTGCATCAATTATTAATGATGTGAGTGCACTCAGATTTGACCATAACATGATTAATTCAGCAATTAAGTATAATACACCGGTTGTCCTGATGCATATACTTGGGACGCCACAGGATATGCAGAAAAATCCTGTTTACAAAGATATTGTTCAGGATGTCTATGATTTTCTTAAAGAGCGGATAGAATATGCTGAAAAGTGCGGTATGAAGCGGGATAAAATAATAATAGACCCGGGCATTGGTTTTGGGAAAAGGCTGAGAGACAACATCTCCCTGATAAGAAATCTTGATAAGTTCAACGGCCTCTCTTGTCCTGTACTTATTGGGCCATCAAGAAAGTCATTTATTGGAGAGATACTGGATTTACCTGTTCAAGAGAGGATTTATGGAACAGCAGCAGTAACAGCATTAGCAATTAGTAAAGGGGCAAACATAATACGTGTGCATGATGTCAAGGCTATGAAGCAGGTAGCAAAGATGACAGATGCAATCATTAGAAGTTAG
- a CDS encoding ATP-dependent metallopeptidase FtsH/Yme1/Tma family protein: MNSFYKNLGLWIVIGGVMILLYYLSQHTTGPSKEIVFSDFLNRVEQGQVTEVVIKQNQISGTMKDGAQFSTYTMDYPNLVTSLRDKGVKITVKPPDETPWYIAFLFSWGPILLLVGVWIFFMRQTQMGGNRALSFGKSRARLLTEDRKKVTFADVAGVDEAKDEVQEVIEFLKDPPKFQKLGGRIPKGVLIVGPPGTGKTLLAKAIAGEANVPFFSISGSDFVEMFVGVGASRVRDLFEQGKKHAPCIIFIDEIDAVGRLRGAGLGGGHDEREQTLNQLLVEMDGFETNEGVILIAATNRPDVLDPALLRPGRFDRQIVVGRPDVRGRIGILKVHTKKIPISNDVNLETIARGTPGFSGAELANLVNEAALSAARTNKKLVEMDDFEAAKDKVLMGVERKSLLISENEKKNTAFHEAGHTLVAKLLPGTDPIHKVSIIPRGRALGITQQLPTDEKYTYSKDFLYTNIAILLGGRIAEELMLNHMTTGAGNDIERATEMARKMVCEWGMSERLGPLTFGKKQEEIFLGREISQHRDYSEHTAIMIDEEVKRLVMENYERTKKLLKDNINTLKALSEALLEQETLDGPEIDEIIRTTTAAA; encoded by the coding sequence ATGAATTCTTTTTATAAAAATCTAGGGTTATGGATCGTTATAGGCGGTGTAATGATCCTGCTTTATTATCTTTCTCAGCACACCACTGGACCTTCAAAAGAGATAGTTTTCAGTGATTTTCTTAACAGGGTTGAGCAGGGGCAGGTAACAGAGGTCGTTATTAAGCAGAACCAGATAAGCGGCACGATGAAGGACGGTGCCCAGTTCAGCACTTATACGATGGATTATCCGAACCTTGTAACCAGCCTGAGAGACAAGGGTGTCAAGATAACTGTTAAACCGCCTGACGAGACACCATGGTATATCGCATTCTTATTCTCATGGGGGCCGATTCTCCTTCTTGTCGGGGTATGGATATTCTTTATGCGGCAGACCCAGATGGGGGGAAACCGTGCGCTTTCTTTCGGTAAAAGCCGTGCGAGACTCCTGACTGAAGACCGGAAGAAGGTAACGTTTGCGGATGTGGCCGGTGTTGATGAGGCAAAGGATGAGGTGCAGGAGGTTATTGAGTTCCTTAAAGACCCTCCAAAGTTCCAGAAGCTCGGCGGCAGGATACCTAAAGGTGTACTGATTGTAGGGCCTCCCGGTACAGGTAAGACACTCCTTGCTAAGGCAATAGCAGGCGAGGCGAATGTACCCTTTTTCAGCATCAGCGGCTCTGATTTTGTTGAGATGTTTGTCGGTGTCGGTGCATCGCGGGTAAGGGATTTGTTTGAGCAGGGTAAGAAACATGCACCCTGCATAATTTTCATTGATGAAATAGATGCAGTAGGGCGGCTCAGGGGCGCCGGTCTTGGCGGCGGTCATGACGAGCGTGAGCAGACCCTTAACCAGTTGCTTGTTGAGATGGACGGGTTTGAGACAAATGAGGGGGTAATACTTATTGCTGCCACAAACAGGCCTGATGTACTTGACCCTGCGCTTTTAAGACCGGGGAGATTTGACCGTCAGATAGTGGTTGGAAGACCGGATGTGAGAGGAAGGATCGGTATCCTGAAGGTACATACAAAAAAGATTCCTATCTCAAATGATGTTAATCTTGAGACTATTGCAAGAGGAACGCCGGGATTTTCGGGTGCAGAACTTGCGAACCTTGTTAATGAGGCAGCCCTTTCTGCTGCAAGGACAAACAAGAAACTCGTTGAGATGGATGATTTTGAGGCGGCAAAAGATAAGGTGTTAATGGGTGTCGAGAGGAAGAGCCTGCTTATAAGTGAGAATGAAAAAAAGAATACTGCATTTCACGAGGCAGGCCATACCCTTGTGGCAAAGCTCCTTCCAGGAACTGACCCGATACACAAGGTGTCTATTATTCCGAGAGGCAGGGCACTCGGTATAACACAACAACTGCCGACTGATGAGAAATATACCTATTCAAAGGATTTTCTGTATACAAATATCGCTATACTGCTTGGCGGCCGCATTGCTGAGGAACTGATGTTAAACCACATGACCACAGGCGCGGGCAATGACATCGAGAGGGCAACAGAGATGGCACGCAAGATGGTATGTGAATGGGGTATGAGTGAGAGGCTTGGGCCGCTCACCTTTGGGAAGAAACAGGAAGAGATATTCCTCGGAAGGGAGATCAGCCAGCACAGGGATTATAGTGAACATACTGCAATAATGATTGATGAGGAAGTAAAACGCCTTGTAATGGAAAATTATGAAAGAACAAAGAAGCTCTTAAAAGATAATATTAATACTCTGAAGGCACTGTCAGAGGCATTATTGGAACAGGAAACCCTTGATGGTCCGGAGATTGATGAGATAATTCGCACAACAACTGCGGCCGCATAA